One window of the Micromonas commoda chromosome 11, complete sequence genome contains the following:
- a CDS encoding predicted protein → MASFAEAPAGDAEKGAKIFKTKCAQCHVAESGGGHKQGPNLGGLFGRVSGTTEGFAYSAANKNKGVKWGEETLYDYLLNPKKYIPGTKMVFAGLKKPQDRADLIAYLKAACK, encoded by the exons ATGGCTTCCTTTGCCGAggcccccgcgggcgacgccgaaaAAG GCGCCAAGATTTTCAAGACCAAGTGCGCGCAGTGCCACGTGGCCGagtccggcggcggtcacAAGCAG GGCCCCAACCTCGGCGGTCTCTTCGGTCGCGTTTCCGGCACCACCGAGGGCTTCGCCTACTCCGCCGCCAACAAGAACAAGGGCGTGAAGTGGGGCGAGGAGACCCTCTACGACTACCTCCTCAACCCCAAGAAGTACATCCCGGGCACCAAGATGGTCTTCGCGGGCCTCAAGAAGCCCCAGGACCGCGCGGATCTCATCGCGTACCTCAAGGCTGCGTGCAAGTAA
- a CDS encoding predicted protein produces MAPGAAQVDNTARRKWDKDEYAAKAKERERLEDEKEKGKNIRPPPGAIIERKTLSLDTIIQRDYKKELEARVGTKTIVNLDTGEGLGFRCKETGVILRDSIAYLDHINGKKQQKALGMSMRVERSTVEQVRGAFERAKRKKEEEEKESAADFAKRVKAAEENEEELRARRAEKKKAKKEAKRAEEEKAKAQQEMEFGLDPDMAAMMGFSGFGGNK; encoded by the coding sequence ATGGCGCCCGGAGCCGCGCAGGTGGACAACACCGCGAGGCGCAAGTGGGACAAGGATGAATacgccgcgaaggccaaggagcgcgagcggctcgaggacgagaaAGAGAAGGGCAAGAACATCCggcccccgcccggcgccatcATCGAGCGCAAAACCTTGAGCCTCGACACCATCATCCAGCGCGACTACAAGAAGGAGCtggaggcgcgcgtcggcaccAAAACGATCGTCAACCTGGACACAGGCGAGGGCCTGGGGTTCAGGTGCAAGGAGACCGGGGTGATCCTGCGCGATTCCATCGCGTACCTCGACCACATCAACGGCAAGAAGCAGCAGAAGGCGCTGGGCATGAGCATGAGGGTGGAGCGCTCCACGGTGGAACaggtgcgcggcgcgttcgagcgcgcgaagaggaagaaagaggaggaggagaaagaatccgccgcggactttGCGAAGCGCGTtaaggcggcggaggagaacgaggaggagctgaGGGCTCGAAGGGCGGAGAAGAAAAAGGCaaagaaggaggcgaagagAGCCGAGGAGGAAAAAGCCAAGGCGCAGCAGGAGATGGAGTTCGGGTTGGACCCGGACATGGCAGCCATGATGGGGTTCTCGGGGTTCGGCGGCAACAAGtga
- a CDS encoding predicted protein — translation CLFAPPRLDGDELKRDRDEMFATARTKLDDENEVHLAVLHTLYTRLMGTDRAMPRYGKHWEDVGFQGSDPATDLRGCGMLGLTQLLCLVTRSFTNAAAIHELSRDSTQEFPMAPLSINLTHTALKAVRRGLLNKEAKRLGSVWAAADAFYCGAFYEFYLRWRDGGKTIMDSGHV, via the coding sequence TGCctgttcgcgccgccgaggctggacggggacgagctaaagcgcgatcgcgacgagatgttcgcgacggcgaggacgaaaTTGGATGACGAAAACGAAGTTCACCTCGCGGTGCTCCACACGCTGTACACGCGCTTGATGGGGACGGACCGCGCGATGCCGAGGTACGGGAAGCACTGGGAGGACGTCGGGTTCCAGGGTtcggacccggcgacggaCTTGAGAGGCTGCGGGATGCTGGGCCTGACGCAGCTCCTGTGCCTCGTGACGCGGTCGTTtaccaacgcggcggcgatacACGAGCTTTCCAGGGACTCGACGCAGGAGTTCCCCATGGCGCCGCTCAGCATCAATCTGACGCACACGGCGTTAAAGGCTGTGCGCAGGGGTTTGCTGAACAAGGAGGCGAAGAGGCTGGGTTCGgtgtgggcggcggcggatgcgtttTATTGCGGCGCGTTTTACGAGTTTTACCTTCGGTGGCGAGACGGCGGCAAGACCATCATGGACAGCGGGCACGTGA
- a CDS encoding actin superfamily (Nuclear actin-related protein involved in chromatin remodeling, component of chromatin-remodeling enzyme complexes; predicted homolog of Saccharomyces cerevisiae ARP4. ChromDB ID: ARP20102) yields MYGGDEVSAIVVDLGSSTVKAGYAGEDTPKAVFPSTVGWLAKDQESAGKKDGGDVEMKDAGDGKTYFVNDMSYRRDHMELASPFNDEGLLEDWDVVEAIWAHTLRKRLVVEPNEHPILMGEPVHTTREGREKMVELLFEKHNPPAVFLAKNPVLTSFASGRATSMVIDCGGSGTTVAAVHDGYALQKAVTRSPLGGDAITDVILKHLEKKKKTPVKPRYEFKRTARADGETFDVTDVKCPDVAASYRLFKQREIAADLKETVCRLSDTAYSEAENQNMPSMQYELPDGNVIDVGVERYKIPELLFQPDLINGFGLGADAPAGVKDAKGLSQLVLDNINRCDVDVRKDLFGGMLLAGGGSLFPQLRERLEAELHDAAPTNVRVKVTASQNAVERKFATWIGGSILASLGSFQQMWMSKQEYEEHGANLVHRKCP; encoded by the exons ATGTACGGAGGAG ATGAGGTGTCGGCCATCGTGGTGGACCTGGGGTCGTCCACCGTGAAGGCGGGctacgccggcgaggacacCCCCAAGGCGGTCTTCCCGTCCACCGTGGGGTGGCTCGCCAAGGACCAGGAGTCCGCCGGGAAGaaggacggcggggacgtggagaTGAAGGATGCGGGCGACGGCAAGACGTACTTCGTCAACGACATGTCCTACCGCCGCGATCACATGGaactcgcgtcgccgttcaaCGACGAGGGGCTCCTCGAGGACTGGGACGTGGTGGAGGCCATCTGGGCGCACACCCTGCGcaagcgcctcgtcgtcgagcccaATGAGCACCCCATCCTCATGGGCGAACCCGTGCACACCACccgcgagggccgcgagAAGATGGTCGAGCTCCTCTTCGAGAAGCACaacccgcccgcggtgtTCCTCGCCAAGAACCCGGTGCTCACGTCCTTCGCGTCcggccgcgcgacgtccatGGTCATCGACTGCGGCGGATCCGGcaccaccgtcgcggctgtGCACGACGGCTACGCGCTGCAAAAGGCTGTGACCCGATcgcccctcggcggcgacgccatcacCGACGTCATCCTCAAGCACctcgagaagaagaagaagacgcCGGTCAAGCCGAGGTACGAGTTCAAgcgcaccgcgagggcggacggGGAGACCTTCGACGTGACCGACGTCAAGTGcccggacgtcgccgcgtcctaCAGGCTGTTCAAGCAGCGCGAGATTGCGGCGGATCTCAAGGAGACGGTGTGCAGGCTGAGCGACACCGCGTACAGCGAAGCGGAGAACCAGAACATGCCCTCGATGCAGTACGAGCTTCCCGACGGTAACGTCATCGACGTGGGCGTCGAGCGGTACAAGATCCCCGAGCTCCTCTTCCAGCCCGACCTGATCAACGgcttcggcctcggcgccgacgcgcccgccggcgtcaaGGACGCCAAGGGCCTGTCGCAGCTGGTGCTGGACAACATCAACAGGTGCGACGTGGACGTTCGCAAGGATCTGTTCGGCGGGATGCTCCTCGCGGGAGGGGGCTCGCTGTTCCCGCAGCTGAGGGAGCGGCTGGAGGCGGAGctgcacgacgcggcgcccaccaACGTGAGGGTGAAGGTGACGGCGTCGCAAAACGCGGTGGAGCGCAAGTTTGCCACCTGGATCGGCGGGTccatcctcgcgtcgctcggctcGTTCCAGCAGATGTGGATGAGCAAGCAGGAGTACGAGGAGCACGGCGCGAACTTGGTGCACCGCAAGTGCCCGTGA
- a CDS encoding predicted protein, producing MRGSAAPSGAFSGYYADKRRLARRNRPWRQGVIFGFIPATIQNLAILLGGSLFVTFTLISALMRAEQSPPKPARDVASSAPKRAPLTPAQLEGTPADALAIGPTNAFCARPDDPLVCAHGTVGSRDWPANVDPVPSGATPGANTIRPLPNTVPALAAAVDAGFECVEVDVSRTKDGHLVALHSRELRHLTNGAKTSVAEITLREAMALEMPSGSYGVATFAEAMATVVNRGLRQITVDFKEDGRPGHAVSFAQTALAEIAMVDPDNGCPECVYWGKDDSVMLDVLREFPEARVGYTVANFSAAMRDGGLDNHADARARPIIARAYCAAVQSEMASHKLRRECVRAGVSKVYAWTINDAAKVRRVANEGVDAIVTDEPGEAMRQIRALRDGCPRPESTKSGRAAERHNRS from the exons atgcgagGAAGCGCCGCCCCGTCGGGGGCGTTCTCCGGATACTACGCGGATAAGAGGAGGCTGGCGAGACGCAACCGACCCTGGCGCCAGGGCGTCATCTTCGGGTTCATCCCAG CGACGATCCAGAACCTGGCGATACTCCTGGGCGGGTCGCTGTTCGTGACGTTCACGCTGATATCCGCGCTGATGCGCGCGGAGCAGTCCCCGCCAaagcccgcgcgcgacgtcgcgtcgtccgcgccgaaacgcgcgcccctcacccccgcgcagctcgagggaacccccgcggacgcgctcgccatcggACCCACGAACGCGTTCTGCGCTCGACCGGACGACCCACTCGTGTGCGCGCACGGCACCGTGGGCTCCAGGGACTGGCCCGCCAATGTTGATCCCGTCCCGTCCGGTGCCACCCCGGGTGCCAACACGATTCGCCCGCTGCCAAACACGGTCCcagcgctcgccgccgcggtggacgcagGGTTCGAGTgcgtcgaggtggacgtcTCGCGGACCAAGGACGggcacctcgtcgcgctgcaCTCCAGGGAACTGCGGCACCTGACGAACGGGGCGAAGACGTCGGTGGCGGAGATCACGCTTCgggaggcgatggcgctgGAGATGCCGAGCGGTTCGTACGGCGTCGCGACATTCGCGGAGGCTATGGCGACGGTGGTGAACCGCGGTTTACGGCAGATAACCGTGGACTTCAAGGAGGACGGGCGGCCGGGGCACGCGGTGAGCTTCGCGCagacggcgctggcggagatCGCGATGGTGGACCCGGACAACGGGTGCCCCGAGTGCGTCTACTGGGGCAAGGACGACTCCGTGATGCTGGACGTGTTGAGGGAGTTTCCCGAGGCCAGAGTCGGGTACACGGTGGCAAActtcagcgcggcgatgcgcgacggcgggctgGATaaccacgccgacgcgcgtgcACGACCCATCATAGCCCGGGCGTactgcgcggcggtgcagaGCGAGATGGCGAGTCACAAACTGAGACGAGAGTGCGTACGAGCCGGCGTGTCTAAAGTGTACGCGTGGACAATCAACGACGCGGCTAAGGTCAGGCGCGTCGCCAAcgagggcgtggacgccATCGTGACGGACGAGCCGGGGGAGGCGATGCGGCAGATACGCGCGCTTCGGGACGGGTGCCCGAGGCCGGAGAGCACCAAgagcgggcgcgcggccgagcggCACAACCGGTCGTGA
- a CDS encoding predicted protein has product MAPRGGKMGIGRSPAAKARAGLPRANPNDVRVKGFENHAERMSTLFRPDSSGSDPTCRGSLDLAAAGDDDDDDDDLDFIRHAKEAARRLRELNARNAAARPPTPASRWTAARAKISATARIAGLFQGMEPGSLRPPSGGNKVHPASTPSSVRVVAPTAVAGGGASTAAADAGMVTPRARSEHGSEPGGWGSVPNTPVTVLHQDAHSVPSSSAPSLAPSVVTDPDPGDAPRAHPAHSAPAWNARPASPQPAPPTMVEVDATGRWFVSYDDYHVSMQMAALALRAKNIALDAAMKSGAAEIEQLRREAAAGARGGGGGGGGGGGARKLTGWFSPSRKRNSATKEDENAAENEDDQTGNEHGTEEGAGEGSGSSSSGPAAAAAAKTKAEASKKTIEAVAEEPSLEEEEQDDEDEAAAAASAAEAVAIDAVADAAVAAAAAESSAAESKRQLERALAAERASTEAERAAWSMERSQLLKERDELRALASNPALDVSATFSDAAAVDASMSWDGDAESLAIEALVALATALRGEDVGFDKRRQEMRATAVAKAGGVAAVLGAMASFPGSRAVQAAGADALARMAGASERAREVLVAEADEVLGGGGVAALARAVDEFGCGEEGGHRDVRVAESAGNALLAIAASGRTEHGGMENVGRSALRRAVEAHPGASWDPMRLGRLHAWIFASCTQPQVHSSDDEDAPY; this is encoded by the coding sequence atggcgccgcgagggggcAAGATGGGCATAGgccgctcgcccgcggccaaggccCGCGCCGGCCTGCCCCGCGCCAACCCCAACGACGTCCGCGTGAAGGGCTTCGAGAACCACGCCGAGCGAATGTCCACGTTGTTCCGGCCGGACAGCTCGGGGTCGGACCCTACGTGCCGGGGCTcgctcgacctcgccgccgccggcgacgacgacgacgacgacgacgacctaGACTTCATCCGACACGCCAAGGAGGCCGCGCGTCGGCTTCGGGAGCTCAacgcgaggaacgccgcggccaggCCCCCGACCCCGGCGTCTCGgtggaccgccgcgcgagcgaagaTCTCCGCCACCGCACGCATCGCGGGGCTCTTCCAGGGCATGGAGCCCGGGTCGTTGCGCCCGCCCTCGGGCGGCAACAAGGTGCatcccgcgtcgacgccgtcgagcgtgcgagtcgtcgcgcccaccgccgtcgccggcggcggcgcgtccaccgccgccgcggacgccggcatggtcaccccccgcgcgcgctccgagcACGGGTCCGAGCCGGGCGGGTGGGGTTCAGTCCCGAACACCCCCGTCACCGTCCTCCATCAGGACGCGCActcggtgccgtcgtcgtccgcgccgtccctggCGCCGTCCGTCGTGACGGACCCGGACCCGGGAGACGCCCCGAGGGCGCACCCCGCCCactccgcccccgcgtggAACGCtcggccggcgtcgccgcaaccggcgccgccgacgatggtcgaggtggacgcgacgggccgATGGTTCGTCTCTTACGACGACTACCACGTCTCCATGCAaatggcggcgctcgcgttgAGGGCGAAGAACatcgcgctggacgccgcgatgaagagcggcgccgcggagatcgagCAGCTGAGAagagaggcggcggccggcgcgagaggtggaggaggaggaggaggaggaggaggaggagcgaggAAGCTCACCGGATGGTTCTCCCCCTCCCGAAAGCGAAActcggcgacgaaggaggaCGAAAACGCAGCGGAAAACGAGGACGACCAGACGGGGAACGAGCACGGgaccgaggagggcgccggcgaaggttccggctcgagctcgtcgggccccgccgccgccgccgccgccaaaacCAAAGCCGAGGCGTCAAAGAAAACCatcgaggccgtcgccgaggaaccctcgctcgaggaggaggagcaggacgacgaggacgaggccgccgccgccgcgtccgccgcggaggctgtcgccatcgacgcggtcgccgacgccgccgtcgccgccgccgccgccgaatcatccgccgccgagtccaaACGACAGCTGGAAcgagcgctcgccgccgaacgagcgtcgacggaggcggagcgcgccgcgtggTCCATGGAACGTTCGCAGCTGCTCaaggaacgcgacgagctgagggcgctcgcgtccaaccccgcgctcgacgtctccgcgaccttctccgacgcggccgccgtggacgcgtcgatgtcgtgggacggcgacgcggagagtCTCGCGATTGAAGCCTtggtcgcgctcgccacggcgcttcgcggcgaggacgtcggttTCGACAAGCGACGGCAggagatgcgcgcgacggcggtggccaaggctggcggggtcgccgcggtgctcggcgcgatggcgtcgttcCCGGGGAGCCGCGCGGTGCaagccgcgggggcggacgcgctcgcgaggatggcgggcgcgagcgagcgcgcgagggaggtgctcgtcgcggaggcggacgaggtgctcggcgggggcggcgtggcggcgctcgcgcgcgccgtggacgagtTCGGATGCGGGGAGGAGGGAGGGCACAGGGACGTGAGGgtcgcggagagcgcggggaacgcgttgctcgcgatcgcggcgagcggaaGGACGGAACACGGCGGTATGGAGAACGTCGGGCGGAGCGCGTTGCGGCGAGCGGTGGAGGCGCATCCGGGGGCTTCGTGGGACCCGATGCGGCTTGGCCGGCTGCACGCGTGGATCTTCGCGTCGTGCACGCAGCCGCAGGTGCActccagcgacgacgaggacgcgcctTACTGA